A genomic window from Periophthalmus magnuspinnatus isolate fPerMag1 chromosome 16, fPerMag1.2.pri, whole genome shotgun sequence includes:
- the seh1l gene encoding nucleoporin SEH1 isoform X1: MFVAKSIAADHKDLIHDVSYDFHGRRMATCSSDQSVKVWDKSENGEWHCTASWKTHSGSVWRVTWAHPEFGQVLASCSFDRTAAVWEEIVGESNDKQRGQSHWIKRTTLVDSRTSVTDVKFAPKHMGLMLTTCSADGVVRIYEAPDVMNLSQWSLQHEISCKLSCSCISWNPSSSRAHPPMFAVGSDDSNVAYGGKVQIYEYNENTRKYAKAETLMTVTDAVHDIAFAPNLGRSFHVLAIATKDVRIFKLVPLRKESTSSGPTKFEVQIVAQFDNHNSQVWRVSWNITSTLLASSGDDGCVRLWKANYMDNWKCTGILKGDGSPLTGSSGQLTAMSTMMGSSLQSQSAINGMSAGRYFFPALDSPRVGSRYGHLLPPPSLIENCEAEPIQPPPQPQVQIYRHPSRALLPLPEAEGL; this comes from the exons ATGTTTGTAGCCAAAAGCATTGCTGCGGACCACAAGGATTTAATCCATGATGTCTCTTACGACTTCCACGGCCGAAGAATGGCGACATGCTCCAGTGACCAAAGTGTCAAG GTGTGGGATAAAAGTGAAAATGGAGAATGGCACTGCACAGCAAGCTGGAAG ACACACAGTGGTTCCGTGTGGAGAGTGACTTGGGCTCATCCAGAGTTTGGACAAGTTTTGGCTTCATGCTCATTTGACAGAACAGCTGCCGTGTGGGAAGAGATTGTGGGAGAGTCCAATGAcaaacagagaggacagagccaCTGG ATAAAGAGGACCACATTGGTAGACAGTCGAACGTCAGTGACAGATGTGAAGTTTGCTCCTAAACACATGGGTCTGATGCTGACCACCTGCTCTGCTGATGGTGTGGTGAGGATTTATGAAGCCCCTGATGTCATGAACTTGAGTCAGTGGTCACTGCAGCACGAGATCTCCTGCAAGCTGAGCTGCAGCTGCATCTCCTGGAATCCCTCTAG CTCACGAGCCCATCCTCCAATGTTTGCTGTAGGAAGTGATGACAGCAATGTAGCATATGGTGGAAAAGTTCAGATTTACGAATACAACGAAAATACAAG GAAATACGCTAAAGCAGAAACTCTAATGACAGTCACGGATGCCGTTCATGATATTGCTTTTGCTCCAAACTTGGGAAGGTCTTTTCATGTTCTTGCCATTGCGACCAAAGATGTCAGAATATTTAAACTGGTGCCTTTGAG GAAGGAGAGCACATCTTCAGGACCAACTAAATTTGAGGTGCAGATTGTGGCTCAGTTTGATAACCACAACTCCCAGGTGTGGAGGGTAAGCTGGAACATCACCAGCACTTTACTGGCTTCCTCTGGGGATGATGGATGTGTGCGACTATGGAAAG CCAACTACATGGACAACTGGAAGTGCACAGGGATCCTCAAAGGCGATGGGAGTCCTCTCACTGGATCCTCTGGTCAGCTCACAGCCATGAGCACTATGATGGGCTCCTCTCTCCAGTCCCAAAGTGCCATCAATGGCATGTCTGCTGGAAG GTATTTCTTTCCTGCTCTGGATTCTCCCAGAGTCGGGAGCAGGTATGGGCACCTTCTGCCTCCCCCTTCTCTCATAGAGAACTGTGAAGCTGAGCCCATCCAGCCTCCACCACAGCCACAGGTGCAGATCTACAGACATCCTTCTAGGGCCCTGCTACCTCTGCCAGAGGCGGAAGgactgtaa
- the seh1l gene encoding nucleoporin SEH1 isoform X2, with product MFVAKSIAADHKDLIHDVSYDFHGRRMATCSSDQSVKVWDKSENGEWHCTASWKTHSGSVWRVTWAHPEFGQVLASCSFDRTAAVWEEIVGESNDKQRGQSHWIKRTTLVDSRTSVTDVKFAPKHMGLMLTTCSADGVVRIYEAPDVMNLSQWSLQHEISCKLSCSCISWNPSSSRAHPPMFAVGSDDSNVAYGGKVQIYEYNENTRKYAKAETLMTVTDAVHDIAFAPNLGRSFHVLAIATKDVRIFKLVPLRKESTSSGPTKFEVQIVAQFDNHNSQVWRVSWNITSTLLASSGDDGCVRLWKANYMDNWKCTGILKGDGSPLTGSSGQLTAMSTMMGSSLQSQSAINGMSAGRTVKRSSFAPPLRQLTSAKIYHQSTYY from the exons ATGTTTGTAGCCAAAAGCATTGCTGCGGACCACAAGGATTTAATCCATGATGTCTCTTACGACTTCCACGGCCGAAGAATGGCGACATGCTCCAGTGACCAAAGTGTCAAG GTGTGGGATAAAAGTGAAAATGGAGAATGGCACTGCACAGCAAGCTGGAAG ACACACAGTGGTTCCGTGTGGAGAGTGACTTGGGCTCATCCAGAGTTTGGACAAGTTTTGGCTTCATGCTCATTTGACAGAACAGCTGCCGTGTGGGAAGAGATTGTGGGAGAGTCCAATGAcaaacagagaggacagagccaCTGG ATAAAGAGGACCACATTGGTAGACAGTCGAACGTCAGTGACAGATGTGAAGTTTGCTCCTAAACACATGGGTCTGATGCTGACCACCTGCTCTGCTGATGGTGTGGTGAGGATTTATGAAGCCCCTGATGTCATGAACTTGAGTCAGTGGTCACTGCAGCACGAGATCTCCTGCAAGCTGAGCTGCAGCTGCATCTCCTGGAATCCCTCTAG CTCACGAGCCCATCCTCCAATGTTTGCTGTAGGAAGTGATGACAGCAATGTAGCATATGGTGGAAAAGTTCAGATTTACGAATACAACGAAAATACAAG GAAATACGCTAAAGCAGAAACTCTAATGACAGTCACGGATGCCGTTCATGATATTGCTTTTGCTCCAAACTTGGGAAGGTCTTTTCATGTTCTTGCCATTGCGACCAAAGATGTCAGAATATTTAAACTGGTGCCTTTGAG GAAGGAGAGCACATCTTCAGGACCAACTAAATTTGAGGTGCAGATTGTGGCTCAGTTTGATAACCACAACTCCCAGGTGTGGAGGGTAAGCTGGAACATCACCAGCACTTTACTGGCTTCCTCTGGGGATGATGGATGTGTGCGACTATGGAAAG CCAACTACATGGACAACTGGAAGTGCACAGGGATCCTCAAAGGCGATGGGAGTCCTCTCACTGGATCCTCTGGTCAGCTCACAGCCATGAGCACTATGATGGGCTCCTCTCTCCAGTCCCAAAGTGCCATCAATGGCATGTCTGCTGGAAG GACTGTCAAGAGATCTTCCTTTGCCCCTCCCCTGCGGCAGTTGACATCTGCAAAGATATATCACCAATCCACCTATTACTAA